AGACCAAAATAAATGGTTGATTTGATCATTGATGCAGGATTTATGCTTACGTGACtactaatttaattttttttaagtttccaaAGTGGTACAGTGTTCCAAAAACTGGGTAGCTTATTGTGAAAGCTGACTGAATGTACTTTTTCTAGGAGGTACCTTTAAGTTGTCTGCAGCAACAGATCTAAGGAGTCTGCTGCTCAGGCTGAACATTTCTTGAGAGTGGAGCAAGCCCATATATTAATAATCCCGCAAGAGAAGGATGTTGAAGTTGTTGCAGTGCACACGCTGCTGCTAGTCGGCCTGTATCTGTACTGAAGAAGGGCGATAATGTCCTCTGAAGAGGGTTCTGTGATGGGTATAGGCGGTGGTGAGGGCTCTTAGTGTCAGCTTCTCCAGAGCACACAAGccggagaagaagaagaaaaatgtgggagagatggaggagaggagactgttcacaaaagaaaagaaacatctaCGGTACAAAAAATGACGCtggcaaaaacagagaaatagaACAACAACTAATGGCAGCATTTTTTAACGTGAATcagcttttaccttttttagaAGCTCCAAAAATGGCGATATTGGACAGAAGAAAAACGTTGaacaacaaaagtaatttccagaaatcaaagtaaaatgttaaaaaaataaaacaaaataggaAACTGGTAAAGGTAGGCACTATTGGgcgtcactgattggatgatgatgtttgagttcatcccaaactgttttaaaatgttgattgaGCAATCAGCAAACTTTTGCAGATCTTGCCATGTCAAATAACTTCTCGTTGAAAAGGTAAACGAATATCATCCAAACGGTGATGTCCTATATTACATACCTTTTCACCATCCCTTTTCCCATTtccttaatattttgttttaatctctggaaattatttttgttttccaaaatgtttccttcggaattttttacatattttttaaattaagtttggGTTTCTGACATTTCATTCTGATGTCTAAAATATGGtgttgcttttcattttcattaacaGTTTCACTTCTttaattgtcgttgtgatctttgatatgtttttgtgttgagagatttgttgatgtgatttgcacttcagggtcACCGTAGCTTCCATTTTTTGTTATGTCCCAccagaaatgtaatttctgcACGTTTGATGGCAAATGTTTGCATAACATCTGCAGTTTGACAGGATCCTCGATCAAGTCTGCATCCAAAAACCCCATCCAGTTCGTAAAtcaagtacatttttttgtgtgcgcCACTGGGAGaatcacaagctccctgctccactccattctgatgcatccacttccgcAAAACTAATTCCATGTGCGTCATTGTTTTTCTTATCCGAATtggcatctggctaaaaactgtacagctggatggcttcGATATTGCCCGAaagttttgttgcaccggtaatgttagatttttttttttttaaacgacatAAAAGACCACAAGATCAAAAGATAaatggagtggatctttatggcaaaaaccaaataaaaaaatcctgtaCACTGATTGTAAAAATTGTATTATATAGTGTATTGATGTGAGAAGCTAGACAGTAATTTTTCAGAGATCACTTTTAAAGTGGCATTAACACAAAATGTGCATCTTTCATGTTTTACTCTCATCCCATATGGTAGACCTGGCACATTGATACCACATGCCCTCAAATTCTCCACACATCTCTAATAAAGGATCTTTAGCAGCAAATTGCCTGGATTGTATATTAAAATTCAAGCCCATAACACATCCCTGCAGCTACATGGAGATCCTAAGAGAAGGCTTCTGGCTTTGTCAGGCACTGGTGGTGATTTTCTTTTCACTACAATTGGAGTTCAGAGCAAAACACGACGTACATGAAATCACACTGAGGCATAAACAAACATTGTTTCACGTTAGATGATACCTACAGTGCAAGCAGTCAGTCATGACAGTTAAGTCCTAAACAGGGAAGTAGATTTGGGCATCAATGATAACTGatacaaaaatgttgaaacaaAATGAGCTCtaatttctttttgtcttttttttaaacactacaCGTCACACATAATTAGCAATCCTTTTGTATGATCTAcaacttgttttaattttttttaaactggacaaaactgaagcaatcaaaagttgaaaaaagaaTGTGGTTTTCCACAGTTGGAGAACTTGGTGTACTACAACCGCCTAAAGCACTCCAAAATAGTCATCAGTGACTTCCATCTTGCCAAGCTGGAGAACGGGCTGATCAAAGAACCTTGTGGGACACCAGAGTACTTGGGTGAGAATATATTAGAAGGGATGTTACTGAGTAAGTGACGGCGTGTTCTCTAGAAAGTCTGTGTTGTGCTGTACAGCTCCTGAGGTGGTTGGCAGACAGCGGTATGGTCGACCTGTGGATTGCTGGGCAACAGGTGTCATCACATACATTCTGTAAGTTGTGAGCAGGACAGCCAGAAGGAGAGTGGAACTGACATGAAGCTTTTTATGTTAGTTTAACTCTGTTCTTTTGTCAGGCTGTCAGGAAACCCTCCTTTTTACGATGAAACTGATGATGACGACTATGAAAACCACGACAAGAATCTGTTCCGAAAGATCCTGGCGGGAGATTATGAGTTTGACTCACCGTACTGGGATGAGATTTCCGATTCAGGTATGTGGAAGTTTGTGTTTCTTACTGATGGCTGCTCCAACCCATCGTATTGACACTTTTTGAACCAGAGAGTAAAATGTTTAGTTCCTTATCTGACTTTTCAGCTAAGAGTCTGGTGGCCCGTTTGATGGAGGTGGATCAAGACCAGAGACTGACCGCCCAGGAGGCTATAAACCATGAATGGTAGGCGATGAAGTTGACTCTTGGGGTGTAATTGGACCGGATTTGgtttgcttaacccttgtgctatcctaggcactttaacatgggagtggggtcatctagacccactagacagtgcgcttaaccttttctcttcaatgatttgtgatcttcactggtgtccatggattacatgaaatctgtccacctttatccacctttgtcatggtagggagaacacgtcaatggtcatctagaacccataggatagcacaagggttaaggtgaaCCAGCATACCTTTGTAGCCACCTTACAGCTTTCTTCCACCTTACCAGAGCAGCAAGTAAAAAGTGCTGTATCTGACATTGAGTCAGTGAACTATcccgacaaggattgcaaagcgcaggacttccattatactttctcttgttgctttgGCCCAAccttgtaattcctggccaatgattgaagagatctttagtcagatagtattttttccaagctttggttcaaaacagAAGTGCCCAGTTGACGTCAGTCTGAACaaagaccaaacgcaaggttcagggcTCAATCTTGACCAAATGAAACAGACTTGGTCCGTACCAATGGACAAttacagtctgaatacaccctaaaacaAATCTGTGAAAGTGATCTGTGTCATAGGaagtcctgataaaacactgattaCATTGAGTGCAGTTTAAGAGCGGAACTTAATTTTAATTTAGATCAAAACCTAACTTTGAActgcacagatgaaaaaaagtcatcctttcatttatttcatttcctttatttatttgttcttttcattAAAATCATTGATTGTCCAATATGTTTACACCTTTGTTGTACAATATTGAAAATTTTCATGATTGGAaaggagcagaattgaagaatacATTTCTTATAATTGCCTGCcccttttaaacattgcaacatatttacatttctcacaccatcaccgtcacctgtgctcagatttcaccATATACAGTTCAAATAAACACAGTAAATACATTCTATTCATTTAGTACATACATTGCAAACATTCCgttcaacagtcaagtttgtacaatctcatttgtttagctttatacatccgtttaaattgaataatatttttcagctttttaactgattctcctgggaattccacatttttaccccttctatagacaaacacttttgcttCAGTGTTGTTCGAGCAATCTGTTGTTTGAATCTGGgtttaaacataaataataagTTCTGCAATTTGATTACATCTTTAAGTTTTAATAAGACTTAATGAAAAGTTCATTTGTGTGATCTCTAAAATTAGCTTTGTGAATAATTTGAAGAGCTCTCTTTTGTAATGGAAtacttttataaaagttttgatCAAAATAAGTTTCATACTTGCAGAAGTTTGCCAGTCATGGAAGTAGAACAAATTTATGCAGGGGAGTACATAaggtcttcattttttttttcttgaatgcaGGATTTCTGGTGGTGCAGCTTCAGACAAGAACATAAAGGAAAACGTGTGCGCTCAAATAGAAAAGAACTTTGCCAGAGCCAAATGGAAGGTATGATTTTCCTTTATAGTTTGGGAGAATGCAGAGTTAACTCCTCATCGTTTGTGCCGTCCCTGAACATGGAGGAATTGATTTTCATCATCAACACACTGTGAGCTGAAGATAAAAGCTGCAGGTCTTGAGGCTTTTCATGCTCATGGAAACTACTTAGTACAAATGGATTACTTGGAACACAGTTTTGTCTCTTTCTGTcgtattgtgattttgttttttttctggttcacagtgcatgtatgtaaaacaaaatttcaagattatgtttcaatgttatgtaaaactattgtattttatatgttagtctttcaaaagtaatacagtagtgaaaaatgtgaatttaacatgtatatttttaagaaaaactgagTGAATTATCTGATAattgaaccacttcctgttagagGTAAGGAACACCATTTCACTAGGTTTTGATAGAATAATTAGTAATGGAGTTAGTAATGAAATATTCATactgcttgttaggattttttgggtttcagacaacttttatttaataaaacatgcaccgggtcaaattgacccaggaacatcatctctggtcctcacaaatgaacataacaggagggttaatcaaattttgcaaacacaaaaaaatcgtTCTTGgaatttttagatttaaaatctGGTATTTGCACATCAGagctccacaaaaacaaaaaaaaagatttagcaaaATTCAGAACTGACATTATCGAGATTTGGAGGTAAAATGCAATTTCTTTACACATTCTCTCCTTTACTTTGTAGTTTTGCACGTTTTAccatttttcatttgtaaattaGTGACACATGGGTGAAAGGCTTGCAAGGTTTGTAAACACCTGTTCACTTGCTTGTGTTATTGAAGAGGAGAGGAGAGTTCGGgcctttcatttttgttgacggctactttttgctgttttggcaCCACTTTGTCACTATCATTTTCTTTGCTGTCACCTTTTCCTGGCCTTCATTTATCAGGTTCATCAACTCAGGCAAAtcagatttattattttctctcactgtttttgtgaaaagaaataaaaacacagagcaACAGAATGGACGGTGGAGTATTTATAAAGCAGAATCCATCAGCTCCTCAGGAAGCTTAGACCTGAAAGTCACCTCAACAGTTCATTTAGCATAtccttctgttttgtttgttccaATTAAGGGTATTGTGAGATTAAATGTCTTGCCTAGACACAATGTCTAGGCTGAGATTTAAACTCTAAACAGTTGGcaaattaacaataaaagttTTGGTGTCAGCTGATAATTGTGTGAGAAGACCTGCATTGGTTGATATATTTCTGAATTAATGAGGTATATTGTATAATTGTTGAACACAAACAGATTCAACATTCCAATTAAAGAACCCTCACCTAAAACCgaggtgtccaaacttttgcaggAGGTAAGGTGaggttatatatttttttaagggaccaaaaaaggcaaatcaataacttttttaaagttcaatatttcaaaagaaatacatatttaaaggggcagatggaggagaatctgGAGATGTGCTCTGGAATGAAGAGGACTGAAAGTGTGCCGCAGCAAGACAGAgtatctgtgtgtgaatgagagcgTCTCAAGTGGAACCGTGAGGTTATAGCGACAGAAGTGAATAAGGGGGAGAAATGCGAGTCAACACAGCAACTAAGAGTTTTGGGAAGGAGTGAGGATGTGTCTGCAGGGTGTGGTTGGAACGAGTATAGCAAGTGTTCAGTTGGGATGTCTGACAAAAGAGCATCAGTAAGagtgaaaggaaaggtgtagaggACTGTGATGACTGCAGCCATGTAGTTGTTCCACACTTAAGTGTATGAAACTTATAATTAAAACTTTGGATTTAAAGATCCTTTCCAATCATaatttgatctgttgtaaaagtgttcccagtgatcttttaatcatgattctgctgtttttagccagaataaaaaaaagaaaacggtgTCATTtggtaggacatagtttctgcagaatagAAGAGTTCATGAGGAGTCTCCTCTTGTTTaccattttttctttgttcactctctctctcgctagcttacagcccctcataaatCCCAAGCTAAAATTaacggtgcagcaaaaatggcgagcaatgtcggAGCTATCCAATTGTACaattctgagccagatgccaactcagacaaggaaaatgaaggcgtacatagatctatttgtctataagtcaatgcatcagaatgaagcggagcagggaggctttggcccgcccatttcAGTTGTTGCGTCACAATTGAAAGCTTTTtcaatcagtgtttttttttattgctgctcCTGATCtattacaatttaaataaataaagaaaatactcagaGCTGCactttatgttaaaaacacttcattggagtggattttCCCAACCTTCTAGTCTAAGAGACTATAAAAAATGACTTAGTTGTAGACATTTTTgcattcttttaaataaaaaaaatggtgaaacagttttattttttattatttgttacattaaatcattatgtgtattttacagAAAGCTGTGCGAGTCACCACCATCATGAAGAGATTGAGAGCACCGGAGCAGAGTGAGTCCAAGCCAGCCACCCCTGCATCTAGCCTCTTGGCTCTGCAGACCACCGCCAACCcttctgcacctacaacagccGCAGTAGAGGGAACCCCTGCTGTCACAGAGCAGCCGGTTACAGGGGAAATGAGCCAACAGGTGCAGCAGACCGAAGCCGCAGCATCACCAGAAGAACCACAACAGTTGCAGGAGGGTGACCCCACGACTCGCTGCAATGGTGAAGCATCGGCCACGCTTTTCACTGCTGGAGAAATTGCAAAGGAGCAGGGTTAAAATTCCCACCACAGCCTTGTGTAACCTCTGCACCAACCCGTTTCTTACTGTATATTAGCTGCTAGCATGGTGACACTGACTCTGCTTTTCTTTCACTTGCAGCTTTAGCGTAGTCTCATGGAAACCTTTCCTGAGTGATGCGTTGCATTGGCTGTTTGGATTTTATGACGTGATTATTTCCACTGATTTTCGGTGGGATTTACAGTTACCATATGGAGCTCATGATTTACAGCTAAATTAGTGATTGTAAGGAAAAGTTGACTTAATCAGCAGAAAATTAGTTtgattacaatttaaaaaaacagtttggggAAACCTCTGCCCACCAATTTAGAAATGAAACCATTTGTTATGAAAATCACTATAAAGGGTTTTCTGGCCAAGCTGGCCACCCTCATGCTTGGATAAGATTATTTGTATTTCACATTGGAAATACATGTTTGCTGTCTGATAAGCTGCCAGATATTGTGCATTAAACACTGCTGACATTGGTGACTGGGAGCTTTAAAACCCAGAACTCTAATTTTTGAATGAGACAGCTTAACACAAAAAGCACACTCAAACACTAAGTCCCTTTGCTCATTTCCTGCTCAGGAAGCAATCTCACGGTGTAAGTGTAAAGACTGTACATAGAAACCTTTGTAGAAGTAGCTATCACTGCATGCATTCTTACTCTTTGCTGTTTACGTACTCCCACCTTATACATTTCTACTAGGCTTGTCTCAGCGCTAGTCTCTGTTTCCTAACCCTATTGCCTTGTTAACGCTAAAGTTCTTTTTGAGAAGGACAGCTAAATAACATTACTGTTACCCTATGCCCTCGCTGTTATTGTAAGTtccatcagcaaaaaaaaggtttgatgtATCTGACTTTATTTGTAGCTTTTGTCTAAACTCATTGGAGGAGACGACTTTATTCAATCTGGACCCTCTTCTGTTTCTGTGCTTCATGTCAGACTGCCTGTGCCAGACATTGACTGAAAAACCACTCATGTCTTAATATTTTAGTGAAACCTTTTGATAAAAGGGATGCACCATCCTGGCTCTGTGGTGGCTGAGGTTATCCTGGCTTTGTTTAGCTGTAAAAAGAATATGATAAGGTATTCATTAGACACTGTTTATCATCATagagcttttattttcatatattttttagtTGGGTCTGTAGTCCCCTTGAGTATTAATACTTTGCAACAATTACAGATCTTGATATTCGCTCTTGAGAAAGTTTAGCAATATTTGACTGCTGCAAAAACTGTGAATCTTGGTGTCCTTTTAGATGCAGTCCATGTATGTGTAAGTCTGTCAGCCGTCTGGCCCATAGGAAACCCGGCACATTTAGGTTGTGACTTACAATTGCTGTGCTGATTGATGAACTGTGACACACACGGAAACAAGGTTTTAGTGCCCGGCAGCATGCCCTGCAGGTACAGACTCTGTTCAATTATCCAAATAGTTTAAAGCTGGATCTTTGGTTCTGAGTCAAACTGAACACAACTAAGTAAAACCCATGAATTCTGCTGATGTTTTCCCTCATAATTGTCCATTGTTGCTTGTGTGGCTATTTAAACACCCATAAATGCTAGAtgacagttgttgttttttttgcaatgagCAAAGCAGACAGCATGCCAACTTTAGTACAATATGCTAACTTGAGCTGTGGGGTTGTGTTGCCAAAACTAGACAACTGTATTTGCAATTGACACAGCTGCATGATTCTTACAGAGAGAGCCTACAAGACAGCAACATGCTAACTTAAGTGTTAGCCAGCTCTCCTCAGCTTGTCTTATAAAATCTGTAAATGCCAGATAACTagattatgatttttttctattatgctcttctgtcactttttaaaagttatttgttTAGAAAATATGTAAACACATCAAGACATCTACAAAAAAGTACCAGAAACTCATGGAATGGAGTTGTACCCTATGCATAATAAAGAAAGGTAGCCTACCAGTTCAATGCAAGAAAATAGTATCACTACGACTGGAAAAGAGTACTGTACTGTTGGGGTACAGCGTCCtagcaaaatgaaaagaaaaaaaaatgtaattaaagttttggaaaactcaaaactaaGATGGATCAAATTTAATCTTTACAGCAtgggacaaataaaaaactcactCATTCAAGATCAAGCTGAACAGGGGTTTTTGAATGTGCTTGTAGCATATGGTGTTAGGGTCTGTCCCTACCTGTTACTAGTGCAtgctcacagttggaagaagcttggtgtgaaatatCGAAGCAgatcaaaacaacaaatcttgCGGATTTTGCGCCAGATTTTCCTGTGTATTAAAgtcttggtgtcataaaataaCGGCCAgacaaaccacaattatcaaCTTCTCCTCCATAATCAACTTTCAAACAGTTGCtataattcaattcaactttatttatatagcccaaattcacaacaaaagtcGTCTCGGTGGGCTTTGTaaaggtaattgaaaaagttaaacataaaatcaaaaggatcatcaATACATAGAAAATAGAAATCAATAGGAAAATagacagactaagctaaactggacatccctgcccttagacccccccttcgcggtaaggaaaaactcctgaaaaaaaaaaacggattccggagaaaacgaagaaacctcaggggtgcccacatgaaggagggatcctcccccaggacggacaagcgatttaccagaactcacaGAGAAGaactaacttatctaactctacaactaaatatttaaagtccagcagacgagcttcatccagccccCCGGAGTTGGGTGGACAGTCGGGGGCatgagtcgagccggagacaggatccgcagccaggtgtaggagcagtagtaaaggcaagccagagacgaggtacacagtcaggtacaggagcacagaagagccaactggaatctggaagcactcccactccccaggagaggagagggaaagagggagagaACATGAATCGCAgtgcaccaaacagagggaactaaatgataaataatgatcaagaatagagaagagaaggaaagtagaagtagatgagaaaagaggacagaaccccagtgcaccatagttaccccaccttcaacttctagcagcctactaacaactaattgctattgttattaagtttaatttaaacacattaacattaagttaagtaATCTcagaatactagctagtctgataataagcctgtccaaagaggaatgttttcagtctaacataCGCCACGACCAAAtcaaagtccctgattggtcaaagttcaatggGTTTAAGCTTTGGCGTGCGCACAATCGTTTAGTACTAAAACCCAAGAACTGACCAGAAAAAATTGTGTAGTGATGCGTGGGCATGTGAGCTTTGAACCCAGAAGCCTGACAGGGACATATACATGTGTTTATACAGACTTTCATTGAAATAGTCCATTGTCACGTCTTTCtgagcccagtgtgaacatagcataacTCTCCAGTCATTTGGACGAAGTTTCCGATCTCCCAAAGACTGTTTCAATCACACACAGATTGGTCTTCGGCTCTGCCCTCATCCTCTTTATCTTTCTTACCACTAGAGTCATTCTACACACCACCGTCTTATGCTGTCTGGCTGTACTCAATCCAACCATAATGTTGGAGTCGCTGATCTCTTTCGGATTACAATTTCTACACAAAACATAATCAATTTGACTGCTCCTCCCTTCATGTTTAAGTCTTATCTCCACTCCCTCCAATTCTTTCCAATACtcctctctttttattttttatttaaatgtcttaaccGCTGCCATGTCCATTCCTTTAGCAAACTCCATcaccatctgttcttctgcattCCTGTTGTGAACATTAACCTTCTCCATCTCGCCTCGTCACCTATGTTTCCTTCACCCACATGTCtgttaaagtctgctccaatcgcatctgccccccccccccccccccccccccccccccgggcatACCCTGGATAAACTCATCCGTCTCCATCCAGAATTGTCTCCTCAAGCTCACATTCTACCACTAACAACATTCCAACATCTCATCTCCAACTTCCAGCTTCTGACTCTTCATCTCTAGAACATTAGCAAACGTCTCCTTCAGGACCACTCTACTCTGTTACTCTTGTAAT
The nucleotide sequence above comes from Oryzias latipes chromosome 5, ASM223467v1. Encoded proteins:
- the camkv gene encoding caM kinase-like vesicle-associated protein; protein product: MPFGCLTIGEKKDYHNPSDVTDKYDLGQIIKSEEFCEIFRAKDKTTMKMFTCKKFMKKDGRKVRKAAKNEILILKMVKHPNILQLVDVYETKKEYFLFLELATGREVFDWILDQGYYSERDTSNVVRQVLEAVAYLHSLHIVHRNLKLENLVYYNRLKHSKIVISDFHLAKLENGLIKEPCGTPEYLAPEVVGRQRYGRPVDCWATGVITYILLSGNPPFYDETDDDDYENHDKNLFRKILAGDYEFDSPYWDEISDSAKSLVARLMEVDQDQRLTAQEAINHEWISGGAASDKNIKENVCAQIEKNFARAKWKKAVRVTTIMKRLRAPEQSESKPATPASSLLALQTTANPSAPTTAAVEGTPAVTEQPVTGEMSQQVQQTEAAASPEEPQQLQEGDPTTRCNGEASATLFTAGEIAKEQG